The Gossypium hirsutum isolate 1008001.06 chromosome D06, Gossypium_hirsutum_v2.1, whole genome shotgun sequence genome contains the following window.
GCTGTTTCTAGCCTTGCTTGAGTAGTAAGCCTCGAGGCTTGGTGAAGAAGCAAACTCGGAAGCAACAACAGAAAGATGAAGCTAGCAAGTGAAAAacagaaaaaagagagaaaaaattgaatgaaaatgagctgataactttcattaacacatcaacaaggcattaagccattacatatatcagtcaactagtaaatcaaacaagtaatcacctaatcaactacctaactccactaatttgcattgaaacttacaagattagcttgtacaacttgcattgctgacttttcagtcaatcaatatcaaaacatttacctacttagttcaacatgaactagattacaaaaagaaaatgaaatgaaactaaaacagcaaatagattggCAGCTTCAAACTTCAGTTGCTGCACACCATGGCTCCACTGCTTGCTGCGATTCCAGAAGCTTGACCACCTTTGCATgtcgtgcatggccacctttgcatgggaactaaacttAACATAGTTGAAGTTTACTTGGACACCAACCGTCTAACTGGTCCCATCCCTTCCACATTTGGAAACTTGAAAAAACTGACGGTGCTTCAGATGTTTAACAATAGTCTTTCAGGTCCCATCCCCTCTGAGTTAAGGAATATGGAATCTCTTTCTGAAATAAGCCTTTATCACAACAATCTATCTGGCTTGATCCCAACCTCATTTGGTGACTTGAGACATCTTACAGTTGCCCGCCTTTATGAAAATCAACTCTCTGGTCCCATTCCTGAGGAGATAGGAAACTTGAATTCTCTTGTTTACCTAGAGTTGGGTGAAAACCAACTCAATGGCTCTATTCCTGCTTCACTTGGCAGTTTGAGCAACTTGAAAATTCTGCATCTCCGAGACAACCGACTCTCAGGTTCCATTCCTAATGAAATCGGAAACTTGATGAAGTTGATCGTGTTAGAACTAGACCACAACAATCTGACAGGAAATTTGTGTTGAACTTGTGGCCTGCAGTGCAACAAAAGACCAACAGCAGCAAATTGTGCAAGTTAAGCTGCTATACAATTTTGGAGAAAAGAAATGGAGCTGGTTCGATTGGAAGATCACATTTTAGATGTTTTGTTCCTATGGAactttgttcaattcttttgtGTCTTGACAGCAAAGTTACTAGGATGTTTTTGATTGATTTACTTTGATGTAATAGCTGGTATGCCAGCTTTCTTTTGTAAGCAAGTTGCTATATTTTTAGTATGTATTAAGTAAGGGCAGTTAAATTAGTAGGTAACTGTCAAATTGTTTGTAACtcacatatattcaaaatttgaatgaaaaacaTACGACTTTCAGTTACAATTTTTGCTGTGTTTTCTGTTCTTTCAAGTTTCCTTTCTTTTGCTTCATTCGTTTTCATATTTGCTTGCTGAAAAGTCCAACAATTTGCCGCAAGGCATTTGCCGTGGTGGATCAGTTGAATACTTCACAGCAGCTGACAACCAGCTTATCGGGCCAATCCCTCAAGGGTTGAAAAATTGCACTAGCTTGAAGAGAGTCTACCTTGAAAGAAACCGACTCAGAGGAAATATATCTGAAGATTTAGGCATTTACCCAAACCTAAGATTCATTGAATTAAGTGACAATGAACTTTATGGTGAAGTGTCTTCCAATTGGGGATTGTGCAGAAGCTTACAGAGCCTATTTATTGCAAGGAACAATCTCAGTGGTACAATACCAGCTGAGATTGGAAACTCACGTCAGATACACAGGCTTGATGTTTCTTCAAATCATTTAGTTGGGGAGATTCCAAAGAAAATTTCAAAGTTGACATCTTTGCTTTATCTTTATTTGAATGGGAATAAACTTTCTGGTAGTGTACCCCTAGAACTTGGACTTATGTCCAAGCTTTTGTATCTAGACTTGTTGTTGGATCTTCCAgcaaaaaacaaaagcaaaatcgAATGGAAGCAAAaggaagaaaactaaaaaaatgagAACTCAGCAAATGTTGTAACTGAAAGTCatgtattttttattcaaattttgaatatatgtgaGTTACAAACAATTTGACAGCTACCTACTAATTTAACTGCCCTTACTTAATACATACTAAAAGTATAGTATCTTGCTTACAAATGAAAGTAACTTAGCTAACTCATTACAAAGATTTAGACTAAGTTCCATAGgaacaaaatattcaaaaagtaATTCTATAACTGAACCAACTCCATTTCTTGGCTACAAAACAGTATAGCAGCTAAACTTGTACAATTTGCTGCTGCTGGTCTTTTGACCAATTTGTTGCTGTTGGTCCTTTGTTGCAATGCAAGCCACGACTTCAACACTtctccttggactgtatgcaacaaaCACCAATCCTTTCCTTCAAAGCATTAAATCGGTTGGCTCCCAATGGTTTAGTTAAAATGTCAGCTAACTGAATTTCTGAGCTGCAATGAACTAAGCTAACCTCCCTCGATTGCTCAGCTTCTCTAACAAAATGGAATTTGATTTTGAAGTGTTTAGTCTTACCATGGAAGATTGGATTCTTGGCTATGGCCACAGCTGATTGATTATCCACATTAATCTCGGTAGGCTGAGTTTGATTTtcattcaaatcatccaaaatcttcttaagccaaatggcttgattcacTGTTGCTGCAGCTGAGATATACTCAGCCTCTGCTGTAGATTgtgcaacagtttgttgcttttTCGAACTCCAGCTGAAAACACTTGAGCCTAAAGTAAAGAAGTAACCTGAAGTGCTCCTCATGTCATCAACTGACCCTGCCCAATCGCTATCAGAATAGCCTACAAGTTTCAGCTCCTTTGCCCTCCAAAACTTCACACCAGCATCGATGGTTCCTTTGACATACCTTAACACTCTTTTTGCTGCCTTTAGATGTGTCACATTACTGCAGTGCATAAACCTTGAAAGTAGACTAACAGCATAGACAATGTCTGGTCTAGTTGCTGTTAAATAAAGCAAACAACCAattaagcttctataagctttcTCATCTACTCGACCATGTTCACTGGCACTTGACAATTTTTCCCCCAATGCAACTGGTGTAGTGACTGATTTGCATTTCGACATGCAAAATTTTTCAAGCACCTTGGAAGCAAATGCCTGCTGACTTATGAAAATACCATCACTTCCTTGTCTGATTTCCATACCAAGAAAATAGGTCATTAGACCAAGGTCAGTCATCTCAAAGACATGTTGCATCTGCTTCTTGAAGTCTTCAATAAGTTCATCTTTGCAGCCAATGACCAGCAGGTCATCAACATACAAGGAAACAATTAACAAGGTTTCCTTATGATCCTTCTTAACATAGAGTGTAGGCTCGTTAACACTCTTTGTGAACCCGAGCCTTGCCAAATAGCCATCAATCCTCTCATACCAGGCTCTTGGAGCCTGCTTTAGGCTATATAAGGCCTTTTTCAATTTGTAAACCTTCTATTCTTCACTAGTGACCTTAAAACCCTCAGGTTGCTCAATGAATATTTCTTCATTAAGAAAGCCATTTAGAAAGGCTGACTTAACATCTAAATGATGCACCTTCCAGTGCTTTTGAGCTGCCAAAGCAAGCAGCAATATGATAGTATCCAACCTTGCAACAGGTGCAAAGGTTTCAGAAAAATCAACCCATTGCTGCTAACTATACCCTTTCACAACCAATCTGGCCTTGTATCTGTTCAAAGTACCATCAGCATTATTTTTAGTCCTAAAGACCCATTTGACACCAATGATTCTTCTATTTTCAGGTCTATCGACAAGCTCCCAAGTGTCATTCTTCTGAATCATCCTCAATTCAGTTTCCATAGCCTCTTGCCAGCACCTTTCTTTTGCAGCTTCTTCAAAACATGAAGGCTCTACTAGAGTTACTGCACATCTTTCATAAATGTTTGCTAATGTCCTGGTGCCTCGAACAGGTTCATCATCATAACCCTCTTCAGTTATTGCTTCATTTTCAGCTTGCTGCAAATCAACATCAATCTGATCTGCCTCGGGCAAATTTTCTTCAATTCCATCCCATTTCCAGCTACTTGCTTCACTAAATTTCACATCTCTGCTCACTACAATCTTCTTGGTCAGTGGATCAAAGACTCTGTATCCTTTCTTCACATTGCTATAGCCAACAAACACCCCTGGCATGGACCTCCTGTCCAACTTGGTTCTTTTCTCCTCAGGTACCAATACATAACATAGACACCCAAATACTTTCACATGAGAGACAGATGGTTTCTgtccaaaccaggcttcaaagGGTGTTTTACCCTTTACTGCATTTGTTGGTAGCCTATTCAACAGGTAAACAGCTGTGttcacagcttcagcccaaaaaatGTTAGGCATTTTAGCCTCAAACAAAAGACACCTAGCCATGTCAAGGACTGTTCTGTTTTTTCTTTCACAAacaccattttgctgtggtgtataCACAGTAGTTAATTGATGTTGAATTCCAGTGCCATCACACAACTCTTGAAACTTCTGAGATACATACTCAGATCCATTGTCAGACCTCAAACATTTCAGTTTGCAATTTGCTTGGTTTTCAACCAAAGCTTTAAATTTGCAAAAAGAGTCATAAACATCTGacttatgctttaaaaaattcaCCCAACAGaaccttgaataatcatcaatgaAGAGTACAAAGTACCTGCTGCCATTTAAGGAGgtagtcttcattggtccacagatGTCTGTATGAATTAGCTGAAGCTTCCCTTGTGCTCTCCATGCCTTGTTGACTGGAAAGGGTAATCTAGTCTGTTTGCCTAGCTGACAGACCTCACATACAGCATCTTTTGGCTCGATTTTGGACATGTCACTGACCAAATCCATTTTGTGCAACATGTTCagtgaattgtagttcacatACCCCATCCTCCTGTGCCACAAGTTTGTCTCATCAGATTGAGATGCATATGCCTTTGCCTGCAGTTGATTCACATTCACAATAAAGGTTCTGTCTTGCATAGCCACTGTAGTCAACACTTACCAGTAGCATTTTTGATCAAACAGTTTTTCCCTTCAAAAATCAGAGAGTAGCCCTTCTCCAATAGCTGGCCAAAACTCAGAAGGTTTTGGTCAATGTCAGGTACATAAAGAACCTCTGAAATGGTTTTATTACCTGACTTAGTGCTTATCAAAGCCTTGCCTTTACCTTTTGCCTCCAGCAGCTCACAATTGCCAATTCTGACTTTGGACTTGAAGGTGGTGTCAAGCTCCTTGAATATGCTCTTCTCAGAAGCCATATGGTGGGTACTTCCACTGTCAATTAGCCATATTTTGCTGACCTCGCTCGAGCTTGCAAAGCATGATGCTGAAAAAACATGCTCTTCTTGTGTTTCAACCTCTTCTGCAGCTTGAGCTTAGTTTTGATACTGTGTTTGTActtttgatttgtttttacaAACTTTTCAATGTGACCAAATTGCTTGCAGGCTCTACATTGAATATCTGGTCTGTACCAACAGTATTTCTCAAGATGAGTAGTCTTCTTGCAATGGACACAAGGTGGAAACTTCTTTCTAGCAGGTTCTTTATTCTTCTTCTCAGtccaaggcttcttgcctttgGCATTCGAGTTTGAACTTGAGCTTTCTCTGCTTCTAGCTTGAAAAGCTCCTTCATAGTTATCTTCCTGCCTATTTGCCCTCCTCTGCTCTTGAGCATAAAGAGCATTTATAAGCTCAGTCAAAGGGATTGTTGACAAGTCTCTTGAATCTTCCAGAGAGGAAATTTTTGCCTCATACTTCTCTGGAAAGGTTGTTATGACCTTCTCAACCACTCTTTGGTCACTGAATTCCTCCCCAAGCAGCCTTATATTGTTGACAGTAGCCATGATTCTGTCAGCATATTGCTTGATAGTTTCTGAGTCTTCCATTTTCAGGTTCTCAGAGTCTCTTCTTAGGTTGATCAGCTGCTGTTGCCTGGTCTTATCAGACCCTTGAAACTCCTTCTTGAGTttatcccaggcctgttttggagtgtcacaagccattattcttgtgaaaataacatcaaaaactcCACTTTGAAGACATGACATAGCTTTGTATTTCTTGGCACAGTCTTCACTATGCTGCCTGATCTGAGCTATGGTCGGGTTAGCTCTTAG
Protein-coding sequences here:
- the LOC121203336 gene encoding MDIS1-interacting receptor like kinase 2-like → MGTKLNIVEVYLDTNRLTGPIPSTFGNLKKLTVLQMFNNSLSGPIPSELRNMESLSEISLYHNNLSGLIPTSFGDLRHLTVARLYENQLSGPIPEEIGNLNSLVYLELGENQLNGSIPASLGSLSNLKILHLRDNRLSVQQKTNSSKLCKLSCYTILEKRNGAAVSFLLLHSFSYLLAEKSNNLPQGICRGGSVEYFTAADNQLIGPIPQGLKNCTSLKRVYLERNRLRGNISEDLGIYPNLRFIELSDNELYGEVSSNWGLCRSLQSLFIARNNLSGTIPAEIGNSRQIHRLDVSSNHLVGEIPKKISKLTSLLYLYLNGNKLSGSVPLELGLMSKLLYLDLLLDLPAKNKSKIEWKQKEEN
- the LOC121218724 gene encoding uncharacterized protein — its product is MSFTPPPPPVFAGENYNIWAVKMRTYLQAHDLWNVVLNDTVPPPLRANPTIAQIRQHSEDCAKKYKAMSCLQSGVFDAWDKLKKEFQGSDKTRQQQLINLRRDSENLKMEDSETIKQYADRIMATVNNIRLLGEEFSDQRVVEKVITTFPEKYEAKISSLEDSRDLSTIPLTELINALYAQEQRRANRQEDNYEGAFQARSRESSSSNSNAKGKKPWTEKKNKEPARKKFPPCVHCKKTTHLEKYCWYRPDIQCRACKQFGHIEKFVKTNQKYKHSIKTKLKLQKRLKHKKSMFFQHHALQARARSAKYG